From the genome of Acidimicrobiia bacterium, one region includes:
- a CDS encoding haloacid dehalogenase, with product MERAAEIAAIGAECRQTLEDRHRAREIVLAASRLAIQSSAASIRATHRGEYDSAAELARDARARVAEADAALASQPDLRGSGPVHDARKEVAEAWLTLALVRGDALPERAELGVDASAYLNGMAEAASELRRQVLDCLRRGDLERGETLMAAMDDVYSVLATIDYPDMVTGGLRRTTDALRAVLERTRGDLTTTIVASRLQAAIDAARA from the coding sequence ATGGAACGGGCGGCGGAGATCGCGGCGATCGGTGCGGAGTGCCGGCAGACGCTCGAGGACCGGCACCGCGCGCGTGAGATCGTGCTCGCCGCGTCGCGACTCGCGATCCAGTCGTCGGCCGCGTCGATCCGTGCGACGCACCGCGGCGAGTACGACAGCGCAGCGGAGCTGGCGCGCGACGCGCGTGCTCGCGTTGCGGAGGCCGACGCCGCGCTCGCGTCGCAACCCGATCTGCGCGGCAGCGGACCGGTTCACGACGCGCGCAAGGAAGTCGCCGAGGCGTGGCTCACGCTCGCGCTCGTACGCGGTGACGCGCTCCCCGAGCGCGCCGAGCTCGGCGTCGACGCGTCGGCGTACCTCAACGGGATGGCCGAAGCCGCGAGCGAGCTGCGCCGCCAGGTGCTCGACTGCCTGCGCCGCGGTGATCTCGAGCGCGGCGAAACGCTCATGGCCGCGATGGACGACGTGTACTCCGTGCTCGCGACGATCGACTATCCCGACATGGTGACCGGCGGTCTGCGGCGCACGACTGACGCGCTCCGTGCGGTGCTCGAGCGCACGCGCGGCGATCTGACGACGACGATCGTCGCGTCCCGCCTGCAGGCTGCGATCGACGCGGCGAGGGCCTGA